Proteins encoded by one window of Arachis hypogaea cultivar Tifrunner chromosome 1, arahy.Tifrunner.gnm2.J5K5, whole genome shotgun sequence:
- the LOC140183509 gene encoding uncharacterized protein — translation MGEGDKSPDLPTITFTKEDAAGIIPGHDDPMVITIKLANANLHRTLVNQGSSVDILFKSAFNKIGLQEKELRAYPNSLFGLGDAPIQPLGYIPLHTTFGKGTHSRILSIDYIVVDVSSAYNALKGRTTLNQLEAIVSTPHLYMKFPTPEGIVTIKGDQKLVRHCYNESLDLKGNPKGKESNTIELGGARARKEL, via the coding sequence ATGGGCGAAGGGGATAagtcacccgacctccccactatcaccttcaccaaagaagatgctgCGGGCATCATCCCTGGGCATgatgaccccatggtcattaccatcaAACTCGCCAATGCCAATCTCCACCGAACATTGGTCAACCAAGGAAGCTCCGTGGATATTCTGTTCAAATCTGCCTTCAACAAGATCGGTCTACAAGAAAAAGAGTTAAGAGCATACCCAAACAGCCTATTCGGGCTCGGAGACGCCCCAATCCAACCCCTGGGTTACatcccactacacacaacctttggaaagggaacccATTCTAGGATactaagcatcgactacattgtaGTTGATGTAAGCTCCGCATACAATGCCCTCaaaggtcggacaacactaaatcagcTCGAGGCAATAGTCTCCACTCCACACTTAtacatgaagttcccaactccagaagggataGTCACCATCAAAGGAGACCAAAAGCTCGTGCGGCactgttacaatgaaagcctgGATCTAAAAGGCAACCCCAAAGGAAAGGAGTCTAACACCATTGAACTCGGTGGAGCCCGGGCTCGAAAAGAACTCTGA